The genomic DNA ATCGATATGCGCTGTTATATTTTCATAATCTGTCTGGTATTGCTACCAAGCACCTCCTCGGCAGTTGCAGAAAGCCCGGCTGTTCAATGGAAGCTTGAAGGCAACGCCCCGTGGCAGGCGCGGGATTCGCAAGGCGAACTCGTCTACGATGGCAAATTGTGGATCTTTGGAGGCTGGTTCAACTCCTATGCCGCGCCACCTCGGGATGTCTGGAATTCTGCGGACGGAGCAAACTGGCAATGTGTTGAAACGTCCGCTCCCTGGATTCATTCCGATCTGCCGATGACCGTCGTTTTCAACAACCGCATGTGGCTGATGGGGGGCTGGTACAACGGACGTCTGCCTGGACACGAAGCCGGTAATCTCGTCTGGTCCAGCACGGACGGTAAAAACTGGGATCAAGCCGGGCCAGCCCAGTGGTCGCCCCGCCTCGCATCCGGGCTCGTCACTCTCGATGACAAAATGTTTATGCTCGGTGGAACTGAAAATTATTACTTTGGCAATGCAGGTCATCTCAAGAACGACGTTTGGGCATCGGCAGACGGTAAAGTCTGGAGCGAAATCACGGCAGCCGCTCCGTGGAAGCCACGTGCCTATCATCAGGCTGTTACGCTCAACGGGCGTATGTACGTTTTAGGTGGTGGCAACTACGTTCCCGAATACACGGCATATAATGACGTCTGGAGTTCTGCTGATGGCAAAACCTGGCGGCAGGAAACAGCTAACGCCCCCTGGCATGCCCGCCTGTGGTTCAGTTCGGTAGTCTATCGAGATCACATCTGGGTGCTCGGTGGCTGGTCGGGCGAGCCGCACACAAACTGGAATGACGTCTGGTATTCGAAAAACGGACGCGACTGGACCCAGCTCAAAACCGAAACAATCTGGAAGCCGCGCCATGAACATTCCGCATTTGTGTTTCAAGATAAAATCTGGCTCGCCGGCGGACACGCCCAACCCTTGAGTCAGGAAGTTTGGTCACTACAACTGCCCAAAGATTTCGGCCAATAACTCTCAGAGATGACAGTCTCGATGAAAACGTAGAAAACGCTCCACCCAGTAGTCTTAAGCCTGTTCAGTCCGTTAAGAGTAATGGTTGGCTCCGAGCTTTAAACGTCACTGATCAAGCAACCTGGCTGAAGTGGTTGAGAGTCGCTTCCTCATTGGACTCGCACTCATTTACATCTGGTTGTCTGAGCCCAAGGATCTTCGGCAGCTTCGATTCACCATAAACTGTCGGTCCGGCCTCACTATCGGTGTGATTGCTGCGTGTAGGACCGTAGAAATTTACTCAGTTGGCAAACCGATCAAAAATTGTGAAGACCTGGACGGGTTACTCAAACCAGCCCCGGATATAAAAAAATATTGCAGTGAAAAGAGCGGTCGCCAGCATGATTGCGATGACAATGAGATATCCTGATTTCACTCCCATCCCCGGCAGGTCATCGAAGTTCATGCCATAAATCCCTGAGATCAGCGTTAATGGTAGAAACACAGCAGAAATAATCGTCAGAAACTGCAGACGACTATCCACACGATTCTGTACGACGGATTCATAATCACGTTGTAAACTGTCCACTCGAGCCGCCGCTCCGGCGATGATTTGACCTGAAACCTTTGATAACTGCAGCATATCGCCAAAGAATCTGGACTGCTCACTGAAGCGAAATGCAGCCGATTCGATGGTTTGCAAGACCGCTGCACAATAGGCATGGTCGTCATGCACCGAA from Rubinisphaera italica includes the following:
- a CDS encoding Kelch repeat-containing protein gives rise to the protein MRCYIFIICLVLLPSTSSAVAESPAVQWKLEGNAPWQARDSQGELVYDGKLWIFGGWFNSYAAPPRDVWNSADGANWQCVETSAPWIHSDLPMTVVFNNRMWLMGGWYNGRLPGHEAGNLVWSSTDGKNWDQAGPAQWSPRLASGLVTLDDKMFMLGGTENYYFGNAGHLKNDVWASADGKVWSEITAAAPWKPRAYHQAVTLNGRMYVLGGGNYVPEYTAYNDVWSSADGKTWRQETANAPWHARLWFSSVVYRDHIWVLGGWSGEPHTNWNDVWYSKNGRDWTQLKTETIWKPRHEHSAFVFQDKIWLAGGHAQPLSQEVWSLQLPKDFGQ